The Nycticebus coucang isolate mNycCou1 chromosome 2, mNycCou1.pri, whole genome shotgun sequence genome includes a window with the following:
- the SEC16A gene encoding protein transport protein Sec16A isoform X8 — protein sequence MKNFVSSHILKRKRTRIKSQRNQGHGPGRPRRARPGQLELRKSYILPSVSSIHFCKTLVMQPPPQAVPSGVAAPPPARNPQSIFWTNSPYRRRANNNAPVAPITCPLQPVTDPFAFSRQALQNMPLGSSSKIPPILQGPASSGFPQRSGLPAPHTNARDSSQGPCEPLPRPLSQPRADASSFSGALTPSALPRAETNRSAEINPSAETEVQAPPYLQHYIPGVGPDMSHGTHLHGSMPGPDQPLSRQNLNDGAVAPAATPFSPQPRQQMPGQWGPVQASPQPSCQNHSPCLEGPVQIAVPHATSVPHPPSSSSPHQGLGPEPHNPVVSLSAPLASDGRSEVAHLQSGSYSANNFDLENTFRQNPRVGNTWTSQEFRQSPGVNKEHQPFPTFVSPFAQGDNPENHMHHPPGAAASLLLPDTDSGALSMFFQGAETENEENLSSENAGSGKSDFEGFSSSPGLGHAPLPAHGGGGICQDFLQGSNIENTQQGGETHLYFAQSAGIQHDEQTTKNTASDTWGDTANAGTQGAGASQYENIENLEFIQNQEVLPSKSLNFNPSSPSDQFRYGVLPGPALPRHSVVGHTGAPDTTLHPVRSDSVSSGYSSKSHRSLSGSTRPQELVGTFIQQEVGKPEDEVSGSFFKQIDSSPIGGETDETSMSQNHHSSLSQPSTPSPPKPTGIFQTSANSSFEPVKSHLVGIKPVEADRANVVGEVRGTRAYQKKCRPPDASPGNLEQPPDNMETLFAPQVCPLPLNTTAEAGRVLPHIGGPPLDTVHPTPERKPSARAHGAGKCESPATTLWAQNELPDFGGNVLLAPAAPVLQVPAKPQLPAIVRPPEEVVPGQQSQKPDSATPLQNRDGIGALENLENPPTVGEEEVLQSQASSGHAGVLPLLPTEPLQHQPVSMAQLDQSYNLAQPINFSMSLLNLNGKNQSWRDTLVGDKSPISSRVLSGDSGENASLSGIPTSSVLSLSLPSSLAQSNIAQGSGTSEMVSNQPANLLIQPPSHPLSKNLVLESQKNHNAENVPPEFNSSDGSMSMMLVPPANSTLIPESNKANCSSNWEEPYGALDFTLTRTLENPVRMCSPSCSDSLASQHNLAKHPGQSGPGPHNPDHFYQQVTKDAQDQPGLGSGLPGLLPPQQQNSSLQVPKTALAEPSSPESPPAQGQPQNSTHPPASLAPADVGQQLPPQLPQSSSASLMSTGSSQVAKQSEPQWPQLMPPQALGPLPQDMAAYYHYRPLHEAYQSQYPSLYPPDPGVASLYYQDIYGLYEPRYRPYDSATSVYAEYFRCPEPERPSSRASHCSDRPPPRQGYPEGYYNSKNGWSSQSDFYANYYSSQYDYRDPGRWDRFHYSTRFKDPRPCDRRYWYDVEYDPYRKEHYAYGDRPEKYDDHWRYDPRFTGSFDDDPEPHRDPYGEEVDRHSVHSEHSARSLPSRHSSLSSHSHQSQIYRSHNATASSYEAPPPPGSLHGDYVYGAYGGNFHSAQGFPEYGYPTDSSWSAVEQVPSRPTSPEKFSVPHICARFGPGGQLIKVIPNLPSEGQPALVEVHSMETLLQHTAEQEEMRAFPGPLGKGDTHKVDVINFAQNKATKCLQDENLIDRESASLLWNFIVLLCRQNGTVVGTDIAELLLRDHRTVWLPGKSPNEANLIDFTNEAVDQVEEEEAGEAQLSFLTDSQPAAASTLERETERFRELLLYGRKKDALESAMKNGLWGHALLLASKMDSRTHARVMTRFANSLPINDPLQTVYQLMSGRMPAASMCCGDEKWGDWRPHLAMVLSNLNNNVDVECRTMATMGDTLASKGLLDAAHFCYLMAQVGFGFYTKKSTKLVLIGSNHSLPFSKFATNEAIQRTEAYEYAQSLGAQTCPLPSFQVFKFIYLCRLAEVGLATQAFHYCEVIAKSILTQPHRYSAVLISQLIQVASQLRLFDPQLKEKPEEESFVEPTWLVHLQHMEKQIKEGAVVWSQDGAFAQQCPSTPSSEGGQLDGPGLGQPVDLEPDNLLLEVPVPSTEHLSQGVQLLPSAPQMLTNAQLANPARVPVFPVPPPPGPLESSPGYGPPGSAPGFPEPSRAFQSPPADPAALYPGPGLPPGTPSLQESRLLQEARSADPGMLPQEAPVRNSLPEPSEEDLGGNFANLGPSRTVPDAETPTGWDPANLGSTQPPLSVTPAPEMKRPGQAVKKEVKEPKKSESWFSRWLPGKKRTEAYLPDDKNKSIVWDEKKNQWVNLNEPEEEKKAPPPPPTSFPAVVQAAPSGPAGVNMFSRRAAGTRARYVDVLNPRGTQRNEPALAPADFFAPLAPLPIPPNFVPNPDAEETQLADGAGREGQTPARGQAPPEQVLSSAASHPGSELPPSQPDCPRGGASTTSGSSRPGRIGQRKYPMLN from the exons ATGAAGAATTTCGTGTCTTCTCACATCCTAAAACGAAAAAGGACTAGGATAAAGAGCCAGCGTAATCAGGGTCACGGCCCGGGGCGGCCCCGGCGCGCCCGGCCAGGGCAG ctcgAATTAAGGAAAAGTTATATTCTTCCTTCTGTAAGCAGCATCCACTTCTGCAAAACATTGGTCATGCAGCCACCACCTCAGGCAGTCCCATCTGGTGTGGCTGCTCCACCTCCAGCCAGGAATCCTCAGAGCATATTCTGGACTAACAGCCCTTATAGAAGACGGGCCAATAACAATGCACCAGTGGCTCCGATAACTTGTCCCTTGCAGCCAGTAACAGATCCGTTTGCTTTTAGTAGACAGGCCCTTCAAAATATGCCACTGGGTAGTTCGTCCAAAATCCCACCCATCTTGCAAGGCCCAGCATCCTCGGGGTTTCCTCAGCGCTCTGGTTTGCCTGCGCCTCACACAAATGCCAGGGATAGCTCCCAAGGACCTTGTGAACCTCTGCCAAGACCTCTGTCACAGCCCAGAGCAGACGCCAGTTCATTTTCTGGTGCGTTAACCCCTTCAGCACTGCCCAGAGCTGAGACGAACAGGAGTGCAGAAATCAATCCCAGCGCAGAAACCGAAGTTCAGGCTCCACCATATTTGCAACACTACATTCCAGGAGTGGGTCCTGACATGTCTCATGGGACGCATCTGCATGGGAGCATGCCTGGGCCTGACCAACCCCTGAGTAGGCAAAACCTAAATGATGGTGCAGTAGCCCCAGCAGCGACCCCTTTCTCCCCCCAGCCTCGTCAACAGATGCCAGGTCAGTGGGGACCAGTGCAGGCAAGCCCACAGCCCTCATGTCAGAATCACTCACCTTGTCTGGAAGGACCTGTTCAAATTGCAGTGCCCCATGCCACCAGCGTTCCTCATCCTCCCTCTTCATCTAGCCCACATCAAGGCCTTGGTCCGGAGCCACACAACCCAGTAGTGTCTCTTTCAGCACCCTTGGCCAGTGATGGAAGAAGTGAAGTGGCCCACCTGCAAAGTGGAAGCTACTCAGCAAATAACTTTGATCTTGAAAATACATTCAGGCAAAACCCCAGAGTTGGAAATACTTGGACAAGCCAAGAGTTCAGGCAGAGTCCAGGAGTGAATAAAGAGCACCAGCCATTCCCCACTTTTGTGAGCCCTTTTGCTCAGGGAGATAACCCAGAAAACCACATGCACCATCCCCCAGGGGCTGCGGCTAGCCTCCTCCTCCCAGATACAGACTCGGGAGCCCTCTCCATGTTTTTCCAAGGGGCAGAGACAGAAAATGAGGAGAATCTGTCATCTGAAAACGCAGGCTCTGGTAAATCAGATTTTGAAGGTTTCTCCTCTAGTCCTGGACTGGGCCATGCACCCCTGCCTGCACACGGAGGAGGTGGCATCTGTCAGGACTTTCTCCAAGGCTCCAACATTGAGAACACACAGCAGGGTGGAGAAACACACCTTTATTTTGCTCAGTCTGCAGGCATTCAGCATGATGAACAAACCACTAAAAACACTGCCAGTGATACGTGGGGTGACACAGCAAATGCAGGGACTCAGGGTGCTGGTGCCTCACAGTATGAGAATATTGAGAACTTAGAATTCATTCAGAATCAGGAAGTTCTTCCAAGCAAGTCCCTAAATTTCAACCCTTCCTCTCCAAGTGATCAGTTCAGATACGGGGTCCTTCCTGGGCCAGCTCTCCCCAGGCACAGTGTTGTGGGCCACACTGGGGCTCCTGACACAACGCTGCATCCTGTGAGATCTGACAGTGTGTCATCTGGCTATAGCAGCAAAAGCCACAGGAGCCTTTCAGGCTCAACCAGGCCCCAAGAACTTGTTGGCACGTTTATTCAGCAAGAAGTTGGAAAACCCGAAGATGAAGTTTCAGGTAGTTTTTTTAAGCAGATCGATTCTTCTCCCATAGGAGGTGAGACAGATGAGACCTCCATGAGCCAGAACCACCATAGCAGCTTATCCCAGCCCTCAACTCCAAGTCCCCCCAAACCAACAGGAATATTTCAGACAAGTGCAAATAGTTCTTTTGAACCAGTAAAATCTCACTTAGTTGGGATAAAACCAGTCGAGGCAGATCGTGCCAATGTGGTGGGTGAAGTGAGGGGAACTCGTGCCTACCAGAAGAAGTGCAGGCCACCTGATGCTTCCCCTGGCAACCTGGAGCAGCCGCCAGACAACATGGAGACCCTCTTTGCACCCCAGGTCTGTCCTCTGCCTCTCAATACCACTGCGGAAGCTGGGCGTGTACTTCCTCACATTGGAGGGCCACCCTTGGATACTGTGCACCCAACACCTGAAAGGAAGCCCTCAGCCAGAGCTCATGGAGCCGGAAAGTGCGAGAGCCCAGCGACAACTCTGTGGGCACAAAATGAGCTGCCAGATTTTGGAGGCAATGTCCTTCTAGCCCCAGCGGCTCCTGTGCTTCAGGTACCTGCAAAACCTCAGCTGCCTGCAATTGTCCGGCCTCCAGAAGAGGTGGTCCCTGGGCAGCAGTCGCAGAAGCCAGACTCTGCCACTCCCCTGCAGAACCGAGATGGCATTGGTGCTTTGGAGAACCTTGAGAACCCTCCCACcgtgggagaagaggaggtcctGCAGTCGCAGGCAAGTTCTGGTCATGCTGGGGTGTTACCCTTGCTACCCACTGAGCCTTTGCAACATCAGCCAGTCTCCATGGCCCAGCTTGATCAGAGCTATAACTTGGCTCAGcccattaatttttctatgtccTTACTGAATCTTAATGGGAAGAATCAGTCCTGGAGAGATACTTTGGTGGGGGATAAATCTCCAATAAGCAGTAGGGTGCTCAGTGGTGATTCTGGGGAAAATGCTTCTTTGTCTGGGATTCCAACCAGCTCTGTCCTTAGCTTGTCTCTGCCTAGCAGTCTTGCCCAGAGTAATATTGCACAAGGTTCTGGTACTTCTGAAATGGTTTCTAATCAGCCTGCAAATTTGCTGATTCAGCCACCATCCCATCCACTTTCAAAGAACTTGGTTCTAGAAAGTCAAAAGAATCATAATGCAGAAAATGTTCCTCCCGAGTTTAATAGCTCTGACGGAAGCATGAGTATGATGTTAGTTCCACCTGCAAACAGTACCTTGATACCTGAGAGTAATAAGGCAAATTGCTCCAGTAATTGGGAAGAACCTTATGGAGCCTTAGACTTTACATTAACTAGGACTTTGGAAAATCCTGTAAGAATGTGTAGCCCGTCCTGTTCTGACAGCCTGGCTTCTCAGCACAATCTTGCCAAACATCCTGGACAGTCTGGGCCTGGGCCACATAACCCAGACCATTTCTACCAACAGGTAACAAAAGATGCACAGGACCAGCCTGGCCTGGGAAGCGGCCTGCCGGGGCTGTTGCCTCCTCAGCAGCAGAATTCTTCCCTGCAAGTCCCCAAGACAGCACTTGCAGAACCTTCCAGCCCAGAGAGTCCACCAGCACAAGGACAGCCCCAAAACTCAACCCACCCGCCAGCAAGCCTGGCTCCAGCTGACGTAGGCCAGCAGCTGCCACCTCAGCTGCCTCAGTCCTCCAGTGCATCACTGATGTCCACTGGCTCAAGCCAGGTAGCTAAGCAGTCAGAGCCACAGTGGCCACAGCTCATGCCTCCACAAGCACTGGGCCCACTGCCACAGGACATGGCCGCCTACTACCATTACAGACCCCTGCATGAGGCCTACCAGTCTCAGTACCCCTCGCTGTACCCACCAGATCCGGGGGTGGCCTCCCTCTATTACCAG GACATCTATGGCCTCTACGAGCCTCGGTACAGGCCCTACGACAGTGCCACATCTGTGTACGCAGAGTACTTCCGTTGCCCCGAGCCTGAGAGGCCCAGCTCCCGAGCAAGTCACTGCTCAGATCGGCCACCTCCCAG GCAAGGGTATCCTGAAGGATACTATAATTCCAAAAATGGATGGAGCAGTCAGAGTGATTTCTATGCAAATTACTACTCCAGCCAGTACGATTACAGAG ATCCAGGTCGCTGGGATCGTTTCCACTACAGCACTAGGTTCAAGGACCCCCGCCCCTGTGACCGGAGGTACTGGTATGACGTGGAATATGACCCATATAGGAAAGAACACTATGCCTACGGAGACAG GCCCGAGAAATATGACGACCACTGGAGGTATGACCCACGCTTCACCGGGAGTTTTGATGATGACCCAGAACCCCACAGAGATCCTTATGGGGAGGAGGTAGACAGGCACAGCGTCCACAGCGAGCACTCTGCCCGGAGCCTGCCCAGCCGCCACAGCAGCCTCAGCTCCCACTCGCACCAG AGTCAGATTTACAGAAGTCACAATGCAACTGCCAGTTCCTACGAGGCCCCCCCTCCTCCAGGCTCCTTGCATGGGGATTATGTCTACGGTGCCTACGGCGGCAATTTCCACAGTGCCCAGGGCTTCCCAGAGTATGGTTACCCCACAGACAGCAGCTGGTCTGCTGTGGAGCAAG TTCCATCAAGACCAACTTCTCCTGAGAAGTTTTCAGTGCCTCATATCTGTGCCAGGTTTGGTCCTGGCGGCCAGCTCATTAAAGTGATTCCGAACCTCCCTTCGGAAGGACAGCCTGCGCTGGTGGAGGTTCACAGCATGGAG ACTTTGCTGCAGCACACGGCCGAGCAGGAGGAGATGCGGGCATTCCCGGGGCCTCTCGGCAA AGGTGACACCCATAAAGTGGATGTCATTAACTTTGCACAGAACAAGGCTACAAAATGTTTGCAGGATGAAAATTTAATTGACAGAGAGTCTGCAAGTCTTCTGTGGAATTTCATCGTTCTCTTGTGCAGACAGAATGGG ACCGTGGTGGGAACCGACATTGCGGAGCTTTTGTTACGAGACCACAGAACAGTGTGGCTTCCTGGGAAGTCCCCCAATGAAGCGAACCTGATTGATTTCACTAATGAGGCTGTGGACCAAGTGGAAGAGGAAGAAGCTGGTGAGGCGCAGCTCTCCTTCCTCACGGATAGCCAGCCTGCCGCAGCCAGCACGCTGGAGAGGGAGACGGAGCGATTCAGAGAGCTGCTGCTCTATGGCCGTAAGAAG GATGCCTTAGAGTCTGCGATGAAGAATGGCTTATGGGGTCATGCTCTATTACTTGCAAGTAAGATGGACAGCCGGACACATGCCCGAGTAATGACCAG GTTTGCCAACAGTCTTCCGATCAATGACCCTCTACAGACCGTCTATCAGCTCATGTCTGGGCGGATGCCCGCTGCGTCCATG TGTTGTGGAGACGAGAAGTGGGGAGATTGGAGGCCACACCTTGCTATGGTCTTGTCCAACTTGAACAACAATGTAGACGTAGAGTGCAGGACCATGGCCACGATGGGCGATACTCTGG CTTCGAAAGGTCTCCTCGACGCTGCTCACTTTTGCTACCTTatggcccaggttggatttgggTTTTATACAAAGAAATCTACAAAACTTGTCTTAATTGGATCGAATCACAG TTTGCCGTTTTCAAAGTTTGCCACCAATGAAGCAATTCAGAGGACGGAAGCCTATGAGTATGCACAGTCTCTGGGGGCCCAGACGTGCCCCCTGCCCAGTTTCCAG GTGTTTAAATTCATCTATTTGTGCCGCCTGGCTGAGGTGGGTCTGGCCACACAAGCCTTTCATTACTGTGAAGTGATTGCTAAGAGCATCCTGACGCAGCCCCACCGGTACTCTGCAGTGCTGATCAGCCAGCTGATTCAG GTAGCATCCCAGTTACGACTGTTCGATCCTCAGCTAAAAGAGAAGCCAGAAGAGGAATCCTTTGTTGAGCCTACATGGCTGGTTCACCTGCAGCACATGGAGAAGCAGATCAAG GAGGGGGCTGTGGTCTGGAGTCAAGATGGAGCCTTCGCCCAGCAGTGTCCCAGCACACCCAGCTCCGAGGGGGGACAGCTGGATGGTCCAGGACTTGGTCAGCCGGTGGATCTGGAGCCTGATAACCTGCTGCTGGAGGTGCCTGTGCCGAGCACCGAGCACCTGAGCCAGGGTGTGCAGCTACTGCCTTCCG CTCCACAGATGCTCACCAATGCTCAGCTGGCCAACCCTGCCAGGGTACCAGTGTTCCCAGTGCCACCGCCCCCAGGCCCTCTTGAGTCCAGTCCTGGCTATGGACCCCCAGGGTCTGcacctggcttcccagagccctCCAGAGCCTTCCAGAGCCCTCCAGCTGATCCTGCAGCTCTGTACCCAGGGCCTGGCCTGCCACCTGGCACCCCCTCTCTCCAGGAAAGCAGACTCCTCCAGGAGGCCAGGAGTGCTGACCCAG GGATGCTGCCACAGGAGGCTCCTGTCCGAAACTCACTTCCGGAGCCCAGTGAAGAGGACTTGGGTGGAAATTTTGCTAATCTG GGTCCCTCGAGAACAGTGCCAGATGCAGAGACCCCCACGGGATGGGATCCTGCTAACTTGGGTTCCACTCAGCCGCCTCTTTCTGTGACACCTGCTCCTGAAATGAAGCGGCCTGGACAGGCTGTtaaaaaagaagtcaaagaaCCTAAGAAG AGTGAATCCTGGTTCTCTCGTTGGCTACCTGGGAAAAAAAGGACAGAAGCTTATTTGCCAGATGACAAGAACAAATCG ATTGTTTGggatgaaaagaaaaaccaatggGTGAATTTAAATGAACCAGAAGAGGAG AAGAAggctccacccccacctccaaccTCGTTTCCTGCGGTGGTGCAAGCTGCCCCCTCGGGCCCTGCAGGGGTGAACATGTTCTCTAGGAGAGCAG CCGGAACGAGAGCCCGCTACGTTGATGTTTTGAACCCACGTGGGACCCAGAGGAATGAACCAGCTCTTGCCCCTGCAGATTTCTTTGCTCCACTGGCCCCGCTACCTATTCCTCCTAACTTTGTACCAAACCCAG ATGCGGAAGAAACACAGCTTGCAGACGGGGCTGGCAGGGAAGGACAGACACCAGCTCGGGGCCAGGCCCCCCCAGAG CAGGTGTTGAGTTCTGCAGCGTCGCACCCAGGCTCTGAGCTTCCACCCTCCCAGCCAGACTGTCCTCGGGGCGGG gCCTCCACTACCTCTGGGAGCTCACGACCAGGAAGGATTGGCCAGAGGAAATACCCAATGCTGAACTAG